From the genome of Trueperaceae bacterium, one region includes:
- a CDS encoding formylglycine-generating enzyme family protein, which translates to MSTFTDIFRKAWRPLLLAATCAFTGPAAAASMAAVDGGLVEPLFPIEGEGATVVAAFRIDVLPVTNAEFLAFVETHPEWQRGNVPQVFGGAAYLRGWASGTDLGALDPDAPVTNVTWFAAAAYCEARGSRLPTEAEWEFVANAGFSSELGRNEPGYNERVLSLTASRDPVPGPVGLGAANYYGVYDMHGLVWEWVFDIGASFNTGDSRSDGDRRLQLVCGGGSAGAVDKSDYAAFLRYAFRSGLTGDYSSGGLGFRCAN; encoded by the coding sequence ACGTTCACCGACATCTTCCGCAAGGCATGGAGGCCCCTGCTCCTCGCCGCGACCTGCGCTTTCACCGGCCCGGCTGCCGCGGCAAGCATGGCGGCGGTCGACGGCGGCCTGGTGGAGCCCCTCTTCCCGATCGAGGGCGAAGGGGCGACGGTGGTGGCCGCGTTCCGGATCGACGTCCTGCCCGTGACCAACGCCGAGTTCCTCGCCTTCGTCGAGACGCACCCGGAGTGGCAGCGGGGCAACGTCCCCCAGGTGTTCGGCGGCGCCGCCTACCTGCGCGGCTGGGCTTCCGGCACGGACCTGGGCGCTCTCGACCCCGACGCCCCCGTCACGAACGTGACCTGGTTCGCCGCCGCGGCGTACTGCGAGGCGCGGGGCTCGCGCCTCCCCACCGAGGCCGAGTGGGAGTTCGTTGCCAACGCCGGGTTCTCGAGCGAGCTCGGCCGGAACGAGCCCGGCTACAACGAACGGGTCCTCTCGCTGACTGCCAGCCGCGACCCTGTGCCAGGCCCGGTCGGGCTCGGCGCCGCCAACTACTACGGCGTGTACGACATGCACGGTCTCGTGTGGGAGTGGGTGTTCGACATCGGCGCGAGCTTCAACACGGGCGACAGCCGCAGCGACGGCGACAGGCGGCTGCAGCTCGTCTGCGGTGGTGGCAGCGCCGGGGCCGTAGACAAGAGCGACTACGCCGCGTTCCTGCGCTACGCTTTCCGCAGCGGCTTGACGGGCGACTACTCGAGCGGCGGACTCGGGTTCCGCTGCGCGAACTGA
- a CDS encoding SCO family protein gives MRHGRGLDGKVAARGPFAGRGGRGAALVVAAALLLAACDGKREQAASADAVASHAAHAASVTQPDAVGAAAHAEHVGAPTEQSAPMTPTPAASAHAEHAGAAQAQDAAAHAGHAEPVAEHADTVLAAGELPGTSLFHLTSAFTAQDGAEFKLAELRGHPSVVVMFYGDCTTACPLLVKSAQDIEAALPSDIAAGTQFVMVSFDTDRDTPDKLRAYADEKGLDKDRWHWLIGSPLLTRQLATLLGVQYRDGGNGVFAHSNLVTVLDADGVPTARLEGLGVDPEPALAAIRAAND, from the coding sequence ATGAGACACGGCAGAGGCTTGGACGGCAAGGTGGCCGCCCGCGGACCGTTCGCGGGCCGTGGTGGCCGCGGCGCGGCGCTCGTGGTGGCCGCGGCCCTCCTCCTAGCCGCTTGTGATGGAAAGCGCGAGCAGGCCGCGAGCGCCGACGCGGTCGCTTCCCATGCCGCCCACGCCGCCTCGGTCACGCAGCCTGACGCCGTCGGCGCGGCCGCCCATGCCGAGCATGTCGGCGCGCCGACCGAGCAGTCCGCCCCGATGACGCCCACGCCGGCCGCATCCGCGCACGCCGAGCACGCCGGCGCGGCGCAGGCCCAAGACGCGGCCGCCCACGCCGGCCACGCCGAGCCCGTCGCCGAGCACGCCGACACGGTCCTGGCCGCGGGTGAGCTGCCGGGCACCTCGCTCTTCCACCTGACGAGCGCGTTCACGGCCCAGGACGGCGCCGAGTTCAAGCTCGCAGAGCTGCGCGGCCACCCCTCGGTGGTCGTGATGTTCTACGGCGACTGCACCACCGCGTGCCCGCTCCTCGTCAAGTCCGCGCAGGACATCGAGGCGGCGCTGCCGTCCGACATCGCGGCAGGCACCCAGTTCGTGATGGTGTCGTTCGACACGGACCGCGACACGCCGGACAAGCTGCGCGCCTACGCGGACGAGAAGGGCCTGGACAAGGACCGCTGGCACTGGCTGATCGGCAGCCCGCTCCTGACGCGCCAGCTCGCCACGCTGCTCGGCGTGCAGTACCGCGACGGCGGCAACGGCGTGTTCGCACACAGCAACCTCGTCACGGTGCTCGACGCCGACGGCGTGCCTACCGCGCGGCTCGAGGGGCTCGGCGTAGATCCCGAGCCGGCGCTCGCCGCGATCCGCGCCGCGAACGACTGA
- a CDS encoding N-acetylmuramic acid 6-phosphate etherase produces the protein MSSSRREGGRPKPVATEAAAADYSGLDAWPAGAILAAITASNRRAVEAVERAIPELELAALGIEERLRAGGRLIYVGAGTSGRLGLQDAAELAPTFGFDDATTLLAGGDAAQSKAKEGAEDDVAAAVHDVDAAGIGARDAVVGIAASGATPFTVAAVRHAKALGAFTVGIANNPATPLLEVPHVGVLLETGPEVLAGSTRLAAGTAQKAALNALSTTALVRLGGAYENLMVGMRPVNAKLRVRAVKIVAQGAGVSEAAAAAALEAAGGDIRCAIVSAKAGVSVEVARAVLDEHGRNVRSALDGLRAG, from the coding sequence ATGAGCAGCAGTCGACGCGAAGGCGGGCGGCCGAAGCCGGTCGCGACGGAAGCGGCGGCGGCCGATTACTCGGGCCTCGACGCCTGGCCGGCCGGCGCCATCCTCGCGGCGATCACGGCCTCGAACCGGCGGGCCGTCGAGGCCGTCGAACGCGCCATCCCCGAGCTCGAGCTGGCCGCGCTCGGCATCGAGGAGCGGCTGAGGGCCGGCGGGCGCCTCATCTACGTCGGCGCAGGCACCTCTGGGCGCCTTGGCCTCCAGGACGCGGCCGAGCTGGCTCCGACGTTCGGCTTCGACGACGCCACGACGCTCCTGGCCGGTGGCGACGCCGCGCAGAGCAAGGCGAAGGAAGGGGCGGAGGACGACGTCGCGGCCGCCGTACACGACGTTGACGCGGCCGGGATCGGCGCGCGGGACGCGGTGGTCGGCATCGCGGCGAGCGGCGCCACGCCGTTCACCGTCGCCGCGGTGAGGCACGCCAAGGCGCTCGGCGCGTTCACGGTAGGCATCGCCAACAACCCCGCCACGCCGCTCCTCGAGGTGCCGCACGTAGGCGTCCTGCTGGAGACGGGGCCGGAGGTCCTCGCGGGCAGCACGCGTCTGGCGGCCGGCACGGCGCAGAAGGCCGCCCTGAACGCCCTCTCGACCACGGCGCTCGTGCGCCTCGGCGGGGCCTACGAGAACCTGATGGTGGGCATGCGCCCGGTGAACGCCAAGCTGCGCGTGCGGGCCGTGAAGATCGTCGCCCAGGGGGCAGGGGTGAGCGAGGCGGCCGCGGCCGCGGCCCTGGAAGCCGCCGGTGGCGACATCCGTTGCGCCATCGTGAGCGCCAAGGCCGGCGTGAGCGTCGAGGTCGCGCGGGCGGTCTTGGACGAGCACGGCCGCAACGTGCGCTCGGCACTCGACGGCCTGCGGGCGGGCTGA
- a CDS encoding GNAT family N-acetyltransferase, with amino-acid sequence MTVAGGGPRADRVALRTLTPDEALLVPEVWRAAWAPGGAVQDGGPADDRPETPRLGATRAWEPGPYPLEERVWRERLAAHHAPDLLIGAFAGPELVGVAYGRLPTAAWLPSDVGWVSLLAVAAAWQGMGVGTRLFTELAGRLRAAGAKRFRLGSEANHLLPGLPQEAPAAAWRLARRAGARFTAAEHDLHLDLAPPLPAAPLPAGWRVRDDDPAGALAFVARAFPGRWTHEVEAYLAAGATVLTLVDEHAVGAPDGRAQTQGFCAVFTGDERLVGPQLYWRLALPSSARVGGMGPLGVDDSARGGGLGLAIVRAGAEWLKERGCTDAVINWTTLTTFYGKLGARVWRTYQRAEGPL; translated from the coding sequence GTGACGGTCGCCGGCGGAGGACCGCGCGCCGACCGCGTAGCGCTCCGCACACTCACGCCCGATGAGGCGCTCCTCGTGCCCGAGGTCTGGCGCGCCGCCTGGGCACCCGGGGGCGCCGTTCAGGACGGCGGTCCGGCGGACGACCGCCCGGAGACCCCTCGGCTCGGGGCCACCCGCGCATGGGAGCCCGGCCCCTACCCACTCGAGGAGCGCGTCTGGCGCGAGCGCCTCGCCGCGCACCACGCCCCCGACCTACTCATCGGCGCCTTCGCCGGACCGGAGCTGGTCGGCGTGGCGTACGGGCGCCTGCCCACCGCGGCTTGGCTCCCGAGCGACGTCGGCTGGGTGTCGCTGTTGGCCGTCGCCGCCGCCTGGCAGGGCATGGGTGTCGGCACACGCCTGTTCACGGAGCTCGCCGGGCGCCTGCGCGCCGCGGGGGCGAAGCGGTTCAGGCTCGGCAGCGAGGCCAACCACCTCCTGCCCGGCCTGCCGCAGGAAGCCCCCGCCGCCGCGTGGCGCCTCGCCAGGCGCGCCGGCGCGCGCTTCACGGCCGCCGAGCACGACCTCCACCTCGACCTCGCGCCGCCGCTGCCGGCCGCTCCCTTACCCGCAGGCTGGCGCGTGCGGGACGACGACCCGGCTGGGGCGCTGGCCTTCGTCGCGCGAGCGTTCCCGGGCCGGTGGACGCACGAGGTCGAGGCCTACCTCGCCGCCGGCGCGACCGTCCTGACCCTCGTCGACGAGCACGCCGTCGGCGCGCCTGACGGCCGGGCCCAGACCCAGGGGTTCTGCGCCGTCTTCACGGGTGACGAGCGGCTCGTCGGGCCGCAGCTCTACTGGCGCCTGGCGCTGCCGTCCAGCGCGCGCGTCGGCGGCATGGGGCCCCTCGGGGTCGACGACTCGGCGCGCGGTGGCGGCCTCGGCCTCGCCATTGTCAGGGCGGGTGCCGAGTGGCTCAAGGAGCGCGGCTGCACGGACGCCGTCATCAACTGGACGACGCTGACGACGTTCTACGGCAAGCTCGGGGCGCGGGTGTGGCGCACGTACCAGCGCGCGGAAGGACCGCTATGA
- a CDS encoding GntR family transcriptional regulator, with protein MRLTDIQIDKALPTPAYLQLKESLGHAMDSGLLTPGSALPSERGLATSLGLSRMTVRRAFEELEADGRVEQRQGSGTYVRGQRVEQIIDSLTGFTDEAKRLGLRPGTKLLKAERVGADEATAVALGVEPGTTVLRLTRLRTANDEALALQEAHLATHLSGLSLDALQLRGSLYRSLEEQFGVKPVRARQTIGARLPTRAESTALGIGREVPVLALERTTYDAEERPFEYVRSAYRGDSYRLALDLRAS; from the coding sequence ATGAGGCTCACCGACATCCAGATCGACAAGGCTCTGCCGACTCCAGCGTACCTGCAGTTGAAGGAGTCCCTCGGCCACGCGATGGACTCGGGCCTACTCACCCCGGGCAGCGCCCTGCCGTCAGAACGGGGCCTGGCCACCAGCCTCGGGCTCTCGCGGATGACCGTGCGGCGCGCGTTCGAGGAGCTCGAGGCCGACGGACGCGTCGAGCAGAGGCAGGGCTCCGGCACGTACGTGCGCGGCCAGCGCGTGGAGCAGATCATCGACAGCCTCACGGGCTTCACGGACGAGGCGAAACGCCTGGGCCTCCGCCCCGGGACGAAGCTCCTCAAGGCGGAGCGGGTCGGGGCCGACGAGGCCACCGCGGTGGCCCTCGGCGTCGAGCCAGGCACGACGGTGCTGAGGCTTACCAGGCTGCGCACGGCGAACGACGAGGCCCTCGCCCTGCAGGAGGCGCACCTGGCCACCCACCTGTCCGGGCTGTCGCTAGACGCCCTGCAGCTCCGCGGCTCGCTCTACCGCAGCCTCGAGGAGCAGTTCGGGGTCAAACCGGTACGGGCGCGCCAGACGATCGGGGCCCGCCTGCCGACGCGCGCGGAGAGCACCGCCCTCGGCATCGGCCGCGAGGTACCCGTCCTGGCGCTGGAGCGCACTACCTACGACGCGGAGGAGCGCCCGTTCGAGTACGTGCGCAGCGCCTACCGCGGCGACAGCTACCGTCTCGCCCTCGACCTGAGGGCCTCGTGA
- a CDS encoding ABC transporter substrate-binding protein, with translation MPRKTLMTLAIATVIAVGGAAFAQPKVVSYPGLGMEPGTVGGTLTLSLADSPPTFMYYGQIDNNTQTLTGVVFDSLVEFNLETYAIEPALAASWDVSADGTVYTFHLREGVKWHDGTPFTSADVVFTYTQIITNPEARAGDAAQFIYTVDGEQRAVTFDAPDDNTVVITLPAPSAAFLLQQRFPMMPKHKLLAYSVEGGASQAEINNAWSTDTPLSEVVGTGPYKYDSYVAGQKVGLVRNADYWKVDTNGTSLPYAERLDYLVVRGNEAQAAQFLAGNLDTLNISGAQFPDFKSREVAGADFRVITSPALFGSPPHVAFNFDDPTFGAWFSDVAFRRAMEQAVDRQRIIDDVYNGLAEIPGTPTAPADGTFYEDTKSLMLPFDLAAAGAALDALGITDTDGNGVRNVPGGKDLEFSLTYNVDSGTFTDMATIFQNDFAKIGVKANLVGVSGSALLGTGLAGDYQAIIIALGNQPDPELRKPIWQPGGSLYYWHRATQPAEPGGAPNFDAMATWERRVYDIFDQGTTLVDQDARVALYKEWQRLNAVNAPVIMVAKPANIAAVHDRVGNYVYNLGVIPGYNPVPLYYVK, from the coding sequence ATGCCGCGCAAGACGCTGATGACGCTTGCCATCGCCACGGTGATCGCCGTGGGAGGCGCCGCCTTTGCCCAGCCCAAGGTAGTCAGCTACCCGGGTCTTGGCATGGAGCCGGGGACGGTCGGCGGAACGCTGACCCTCAGCTTGGCCGACTCGCCCCCGACGTTCATGTACTACGGCCAGATCGACAACAACACGCAGACTCTCACGGGCGTCGTCTTCGACTCGCTAGTGGAGTTCAACCTCGAGACGTACGCCATCGAGCCGGCCCTGGCCGCCAGCTGGGACGTTAGCGCGGACGGCACGGTGTACACCTTCCACCTGCGCGAGGGCGTCAAGTGGCACGACGGCACGCCGTTCACCTCGGCAGACGTCGTGTTCACCTACACGCAGATCATCACCAACCCCGAAGCGCGCGCGGGCGACGCCGCGCAGTTCATCTACACGGTCGATGGCGAGCAGCGCGCCGTTACGTTCGACGCGCCGGACGACAACACGGTCGTCATCACGCTGCCGGCTCCGTCCGCCGCCTTCCTCCTCCAGCAGCGCTTCCCGATGATGCCGAAGCACAAGCTGCTCGCGTACTCCGTCGAGGGCGGCGCCTCCCAGGCCGAGATCAACAACGCGTGGTCGACCGACACCCCCCTGAGCGAGGTAGTCGGCACCGGCCCCTACAAGTACGACTCCTACGTGGCCGGTCAGAAGGTCGGTCTGGTGCGCAACGCCGACTACTGGAAGGTCGACACCAACGGCACCTCCCTGCCGTACGCCGAGCGGCTCGACTACCTCGTCGTCCGCGGCAACGAAGCTCAGGCCGCCCAGTTCCTCGCAGGCAACCTCGACACGCTCAACATCTCCGGCGCCCAGTTCCCCGACTTCAAGAGCCGCGAGGTGGCCGGCGCCGACTTCCGCGTGATCACGAGCCCCGCGCTCTTCGGCTCCCCGCCGCACGTGGCCTTCAACTTCGACGACCCCACCTTCGGCGCCTGGTTCTCGGACGTGGCCTTCCGCCGCGCCATGGAGCAGGCCGTCGACCGCCAGCGCATCATCGATGACGTCTACAACGGCCTCGCCGAGATCCCCGGCACGCCGACCGCGCCGGCCGACGGCACCTTCTACGAGGACACGAAGTCGCTGATGCTGCCGTTCGACCTCGCGGCCGCCGGCGCCGCCCTCGACGCCCTCGGCATCACGGACACCGACGGCAACGGCGTCCGCAACGTGCCTGGCGGCAAGGACCTCGAGTTCTCGCTCACCTACAACGTCGACTCCGGCACGTTCACCGACATGGCCACGATCTTCCAGAACGACTTCGCGAAGATCGGCGTCAAGGCGAACCTCGTCGGCGTCTCCGGCTCCGCGCTCCTCGGCACGGGCCTCGCGGGCGACTACCAGGCGATCATCATCGCCCTCGGCAACCAGCCCGACCCGGAGCTCCGCAAGCCCATCTGGCAGCCGGGCGGCTCGCTGTACTACTGGCACCGCGCCACGCAGCCGGCCGAGCCGGGCGGCGCCCCGAACTTCGACGCGATGGCCACGTGGGAACGCCGCGTCTACGACATCTTCGACCAGGGCACCACGCTCGTCGACCAGGACGCGCGCGTCGCGCTCTACAAGGAGTGGCAGCGCCTCAACGCGGTGAACGCGCCGGTAATCATGGTGGCCAAGCCGGCCAACATCGCCGCCGTCCACGACCGCGTCGGCAACTACGTCTACAACCTCGGGGTCATCCCCGGCTACAACCCGGTCCCGCTCTACTACGTGAAGTGA
- a CDS encoding ABC transporter permease, translating into MFAYLIRRVAIMIPTILLVSVVCFVVIQAAPGSFTDRYLEDPRMGPEAVARINVQLGLDEPLYQQYLRWITGIVTKGDFGFSFFANRPVSTVIGERLFWTVVIAGITMLFSWVVAVPLGIITALRRNGFTDAVSSFIGYVGLAVPDFLIALLLIALVLQTGGTQVGGLFSPKYIGVPWSWEKFLDFLNHMWIPILAIGTTGVASVMRQMRANLLDVLNADYVRTARAKGLSERRVVNRHAVRTAINPLVSMLGLSLPELINGTIIASIVLNLPTIGPLLYDSLLAKDQYVAMTLLLLASALLMVGNLLADVALAWVDPRIRYD; encoded by the coding sequence GTGTTCGCCTACCTGATCAGGCGCGTCGCCATCATGATCCCGACCATCCTCCTGGTGTCGGTCGTCTGCTTCGTGGTCATCCAGGCCGCCCCGGGCTCCTTCACGGACCGCTATCTCGAGGACCCACGCATGGGGCCGGAAGCCGTGGCGCGCATCAACGTCCAGCTCGGCCTCGACGAGCCCCTCTATCAGCAGTACCTCCGGTGGATCACCGGCATCGTCACCAAGGGCGACTTCGGCTTCAGCTTCTTCGCCAACCGCCCCGTCTCCACGGTCATCGGCGAGCGGCTCTTCTGGACGGTGGTCATCGCCGGCATAACCATGCTCTTCTCGTGGGTCGTCGCGGTGCCCCTCGGCATAATCACGGCCTTGAGGCGCAACGGCTTCACGGACGCCGTCTCGAGCTTCATCGGCTACGTCGGGCTAGCCGTGCCGGACTTCCTCATCGCCCTCCTCCTGATCGCGCTCGTCCTGCAGACGGGCGGCACGCAGGTCGGCGGCCTCTTCAGCCCCAAGTACATCGGCGTGCCGTGGAGCTGGGAGAAGTTCCTCGACTTCCTCAACCACATGTGGATCCCGATCCTGGCCATCGGCACGACCGGCGTGGCGTCCGTCATGCGTCAGATGCGCGCCAACCTGCTCGACGTGCTGAACGCCGACTACGTGCGCACCGCCCGCGCCAAGGGGCTCTCCGAGCGGCGCGTCGTCAACCGCCACGCCGTGCGCACCGCCATCAACCCGCTCGTCTCCATGCTCGGCCTCAGCCTGCCCGAGCTCATCAACGGCACCATCATCGCCAGCATCGTGCTCAACCTCCCCACCATCGGGCCGCTGCTCTACGACTCCCTCCTCGCCAAGGACCAGTACGTCGCCATGACGCTCCTGCTCCTGGCGAGCGCGCTCCTCATGGTCGGCAACCTGCTCGCGGACGTCGCGCTCGCGTGGGTGGACCCGAGGATCCGCTATGACTGA
- a CDS encoding ABC transporter permease, which produces MTDATVAAAQRKQDDAGPSPLRLAWRRFTRSRTGVLGGIILLLLYLVALLAQFIAPFDVTTQHRAVYQPPQPLSLWFEGHLAWPHTYAMTQERDPVTFRRVFVADKEQPLPLRLFVKGERYRFLGLIETDRHLFGAVGGDYYPLGTDRFGRDLLSRMLVGSQVSLTVGLIGILISFSIGILVGGVSGYYGGWIDQVLQRLIEVLLSFPRIPILLALATVIPTTWPSTAVYLGIVAVLAVIGWAGLARVVRGQVLAVRETEFVTAAKALGVRDLTVIVKHVVPNLTSYLVVAATLALPGYILGESALSFLGLGVKEPMTSWGLLLKDAQNFESLRLYPWLLAPGALIVLSVLAFNFVGDALRDAADVRSR; this is translated from the coding sequence ATGACTGACGCGACCGTCGCGGCCGCCCAGCGCAAGCAGGACGACGCCGGGCCCAGCCCGCTCCGCCTGGCCTGGCGCCGGTTCACGCGCTCGCGCACGGGCGTGCTCGGCGGCATCATCCTGCTGCTTCTCTACCTCGTGGCGCTCCTGGCCCAGTTCATCGCGCCCTTCGACGTGACGACCCAGCACCGCGCCGTCTACCAGCCGCCCCAGCCCTTGAGCCTCTGGTTCGAGGGTCACCTCGCCTGGCCGCACACGTACGCCATGACCCAGGAGCGCGACCCCGTCACCTTCCGGCGCGTCTTCGTCGCCGACAAGGAGCAGCCCCTGCCGCTGCGTCTCTTCGTCAAGGGCGAGCGGTACAGGTTCCTCGGCCTCATCGAGACGGACAGGCACCTGTTCGGCGCCGTCGGGGGCGACTACTACCCGCTCGGCACCGACCGCTTCGGACGCGACCTCCTCTCGCGCATGCTGGTGGGCTCGCAGGTGTCGCTCACTGTGGGCCTCATCGGCATCCTCATCTCGTTCAGCATCGGCATCCTGGTGGGGGGCGTCAGCGGCTACTACGGCGGCTGGATCGATCAGGTCCTGCAGCGCCTCATCGAGGTGCTCCTCAGCTTCCCGCGCATCCCTATCCTCCTCGCCCTCGCCACGGTCATCCCCACGACGTGGCCGTCGACGGCCGTGTACCTCGGCATCGTCGCGGTGCTCGCCGTCATCGGCTGGGCGGGCCTCGCGCGCGTCGTGCGCGGTCAGGTGCTGGCCGTGCGGGAGACGGAGTTCGTCACGGCGGCCAAGGCGCTCGGCGTGCGCGACCTCACCGTCATCGTCAAGCACGTCGTGCCGAACCTGACCTCGTACCTCGTCGTCGCGGCCACGCTCGCCCTGCCCGGCTACATCCTGGGCGAGAGCGCCCTGTCGTTCCTCGGCCTGGGCGTGAAGGAGCCCATGACCTCGTGGGGGCTCCTCCTCAAGGACGCGCAGAACTTCGAGTCGCTCAGGCTCTACCCGTGGCTCCTAGCGCCAGGCGCGCTCATCGTCCTCTCCGTCCTGGCCTTCAACTTCGTCGGCGACGCCCTGCGCGACGCCGCGGACGTCAGGTCCAGATGA
- the nagZ gene encoding beta-N-acetylhexosaminidase has product MSVLPLMGDLSSTAITPDERELLSERRLAGVCLFGRNVQDRYQLADYLAEARSLAGDDLIVAIDQEGGGVLRVLDVPFPPPAMALGAADDVALTEAVASATGRALAGIGINLDFAPVADVNSNPLNPVIGDRSFGADPTLVGRHVAAFVRGLQSAGVGATLKHFPGHGDTSLDSHLALPTVERSLDDLRRTELPPFQAGFGAGAAAVMSAHIVLPALEADLPATLSRRALHDLLRTELGYGGLAITDALDMKAVSERFDPGTAAVMALRAGADLPLTLGPLAVQRRALGAIEGAVAAGELDAGEYATTLGRIASFARRFPARPAGRSYGTGGETAGELADYATMAEATRRGLVAVGELPRLAPGDRIALIATTAVRANAASQLSARPADGLVSELERRGVYVERIHLTWGETADVTPGLGGMNPLPDAVVYVSTSRTRVADGEVASALRAAEWARYAGVPFVHVALWNPYSAAVVPGPALLAFGYRGSAPQAVVDALLGRPVTGKLPVPLTARA; this is encoded by the coding sequence GTGAGCGTGCTGCCACTGATGGGCGACCTCTCGAGCACCGCCATCACCCCGGACGAGCGCGAGCTGCTGAGCGAGCGCCGGCTGGCCGGCGTCTGCCTCTTCGGGCGCAACGTCCAGGACCGCTACCAGCTCGCCGACTACCTCGCAGAGGCGCGCTCGCTGGCCGGTGACGACCTCATCGTCGCCATCGACCAGGAAGGCGGCGGCGTCCTGCGGGTGCTGGACGTGCCGTTCCCGCCCCCGGCCATGGCCCTTGGCGCCGCGGACGACGTGGCGCTAACGGAGGCGGTGGCCTCCGCGACGGGCCGCGCCCTCGCCGGCATCGGCATCAACCTCGACTTCGCCCCGGTGGCGGACGTCAACTCCAACCCGCTCAACCCGGTCATAGGCGACCGCTCGTTCGGGGCGGACCCGACCCTCGTGGGGCGGCACGTCGCCGCGTTCGTGCGCGGGCTCCAGTCGGCCGGCGTCGGCGCCACCCTCAAACACTTCCCCGGCCACGGCGACACGAGCCTCGACTCCCACCTGGCGCTCCCGACGGTCGAGCGCTCGCTCGACGACCTCAGGCGCACCGAGCTGCCGCCGTTCCAGGCTGGGTTCGGGGCCGGAGCGGCCGCCGTGATGAGCGCGCACATCGTGCTCCCCGCCCTCGAGGCCGACCTCCCGGCCACGCTCTCGCGTCGGGCGCTGCACGACCTGCTGCGCACAGAGCTCGGCTACGGGGGGCTGGCGATCACGGACGCGCTCGACATGAAGGCGGTGTCTGAGCGCTTCGATCCCGGCACCGCGGCCGTCATGGCCCTGCGGGCCGGCGCCGACCTGCCCCTCACGCTGGGTCCCTTGGCCGTGCAGCGCCGTGCGCTCGGCGCCATCGAGGGGGCCGTGGCGGCCGGGGAGCTCGACGCGGGGGAGTACGCCACGACTCTCGGGCGGATCGCGAGCTTCGCGCGGCGCTTCCCCGCACGCCCCGCGGGCCGGTCTTACGGGACAGGCGGCGAGACCGCGGGCGAGCTGGCCGACTACGCCACGATGGCCGAGGCCACGCGGCGCGGGCTCGTGGCGGTCGGTGAGCTCCCGAGGCTGGCGCCGGGCGACCGGATCGCGCTGATAGCCACCACGGCCGTGCGGGCCAACGCCGCCAGCCAGCTCAGCGCGCGGCCGGCCGACGGGCTCGTGAGCGAGCTGGAACGGCGGGGCGTCTACGTCGAGCGCATCCACCTGACGTGGGGCGAGACGGCCGACGTGACCCCCGGCCTGGGCGGCATGAACCCCTTGCCGGACGCGGTCGTCTACGTCTCGACTAGCCGCACGCGCGTGGCTGACGGCGAGGTCGCCTCCGCCCTGCGCGCTGCCGAGTGGGCCAGGTACGCCGGCGTGCCGTTCGTCCACGTCGCCCTCTGGAACCCGTACTCCGCCGCGGTGGTGCCTGGGCCGGCGCTGCTAGCCTTCGGTTACCGGGGGAGCGCGCCGCAAGCGGTGGTGGACGCCCTGCTCGGCCGCCCGGTCACCGGGAAGCTGCCCGTGCCGCTCACGGCGCGCGCCTAG